The Candidatus Binatia bacterium region GAGGATCGGTGAAAGCGAGTCGCGCCGTTCCGGGTGCGGAACTACAGATCATCGAGGGCCAGGGGCACTACCCCTTCCGCCGCGAAGTTGAGGACTTCAACCGTCGGCTGCGGACGTTCCTCGAAGCGGTGTCTTAGCAGGCTAGCCTTCCGGAACGAGTCGGAAGCAGCAGGGCGGCTTGCCGCGGGCCATGAAGTTGATGATCCGTGCGCCGACCGGGTGCGCGGACAGAATCGCACGATTGAAACGCTCGAGCTCTGCGTCCGTTCCAACCGTGCCCCGGTAGGCGACCGCACCGTCGCCGAAATCGAGTTCGGCGCGTCCGGTTGCCTGGACGTTCCGGACCCAGTTTCGCGCCGTGTCGCGCGTCCCGATCCAGACGTCTCCGTCGAGGTCGACGAACCAGACGGTGAGTTTGAAGGGCTTGCCGCTCTTGCGACCGAAGTGCGTGAGCTCGACGCTCGATTTCTTTTTCGTGGCCATGGTCTGCCGGCAGTATCTCCTGCCCCGGGATAGGCCTCAAGGAGTCGGCCGCGCAGCCTCGTTGGTCTGGAGAGGTCGTCGGGGATGGGATATGGGCTGCGCATGCCGAATAGCTTG contains the following coding sequences:
- a CDS encoding nitroreductase/quinone reductase family protein, translating into MATKKKSSVELTHFGRKSGKPFKLTVWFVDLDGDVWIGTRDTARNWVRNVQATGRAELDFGDGAVAYRGTVGTDAELERFNRAILSAHPVGARIINFMARGKPPCCFRLVPEG